Part of the Kineococcus aurantiacus genome, GGTCCTGGCCTCGACGCGGTTCCCCGTCCTCACCAGCGCGCGGCTGACCGGCCGCGCGCCGCGGGGTGTGGCGCACGACCTGAGCGCCTGAGGATCAGCGGAACCGGCCCGGTTCGCGCGCGGGTGGACGGGGTAGCGGCTGGACGGACCGCTGACCGTGGTCGCCGGGAGGAAGTGGTCGCGGGAGGACGGGAGGGATCGTGCCGGAGTGGTTGCAGGCCGGGGGCTGGGGGCTCCTGGGCGGGGCGGCACTGGTGGTGGGCGCGGCCGTCGCCTGGTTCGTGCCCGTGCCGGCGAAGGTGGTCGCCACCGTCATGGCCTTCGGGTCCGGCGTCCTGATCTCCGCCCTCGCCTTCGACCTGGCGCAGGAGGCGGCCGACACCGGGGGACTGGTGCCCACCGTGGGCGCCTTCCTGGCCGGGGCGGTGGTGTACCTGGCCGCCAACCTCGTGCTGGCCCGGCGCGGGGCCCGGTACCGCAAGCGGTCCGGTGACCAGCAGCCGTCGGAGGCCGAGCAGGGCGGCAGCGGGGCGGCGATCGCGATCGGCGCCCTGCTCGACGGCGTCCCCGAGTCGGTCGTCCTGGGGGTCGGGCTGCTGGGCGGCC contains:
- a CDS encoding ZIP family metal transporter, giving the protein MPEWLQAGGWGLLGGAALVVGAAVAWFVPVPAKVVATVMAFGSGVLISALAFDLAQEAADTGGLVPTVGAFLAGAVVYLAANLVLARRGARYRKRSGDQQPSEAEQGGSGAAIAIGALLDGVPESVVLGVGLLGGRGVSTAVVAAVVISNVPEGLSSVAGMKRAGRSAGYVFGVWGAIAVLSAAAAAVGYLALGSASPQVVAAITALAAGAILTMIADTMIPEAFERTQLYTGLVTTLGFLVAFTVSRLGG